The following coding sequences lie in one Rissa tridactyla isolate bRisTri1 chromosome Z, bRisTri1.patW.cur.20221130, whole genome shotgun sequence genomic window:
- the ZBTB5 gene encoding zinc finger and BTB domain-containing protein 5 yields MDFPGHFEQIFQQLNYQRLHGQLCDCVIVVGNRHFKAHRSVLAACSTHFRALFTVAEGDQTMNMIQLDSEVVTAEAFAALIDMMYTSTLMLGESNVMDVLLAASHLHLNSVVKACKHYLTTRTLPMSPPSDRVQEQNARMQRSFMLQQLGLSIVSSALNSTPSTEEQPNTMSSSMRSNIEQRTTFPIRRLHKRKQSSEDRARQRIRPAMDESVSDVTAESGQSVVHSREDFFSPDSLKIVDNSKADVVADNQEDNTIMFDQSFSAQEDAQVPSQSDNSGGNISQMSMASQATQVETSFDQEAASEKNNFPCENPEVSLNEKEHMRVVVKSEPLSSPEPQDEVSDVTSQAEGSESVEVEGGVVSAEKIELSPESSDRSFSDPQSSTDRVGDIHIMEVSNNLEHKSTFSISNFLNKSRGGGFGASQNSDDNIPNTTSDCRMDSDASYLMSPESGPAGGHSSATVSHVENPFTEPADSHFVRPMQDVMGLPCVQTSGYRAAEQFSIDFPRSGLGLHSLSRAMMGSVRGGASSFPGYRRIAPKMPVVTSVRSSQLQDNSSGSQLIMNGTTSFENGHPSQPGPPQLTRASADVLSKCKKALSEHNVLVVEGARKYACKICCKTFLTLTDCKKHIRVHTGEKPYACLKCGKRFSQSSHLYKHSKTTCLRWQSSNLPSTLL; encoded by the coding sequence ATGGATTTTCCAGGACACTTTGAGCAAATCTTTCAGCAGCTCAACTACCAGAGGCTTCATGGCCAGCTTTGCGACTGTGTCATTGTGGTGGGGAACAGGCATTTCAAAGCCCATCGCTCTGTTTTGGCAGCATGTAGCACACATTTCCGAGCTTTGTTTACTGTCGCAGAAGGAGATCAGACTATGAATATGATTCAGCTGGACAGCGAAGTGGTGACAGCAGAAGCTTTTGCTGCTCTGATAGACATGATGTATACTTCCACACTAATGCTTGGGGAGAGCAACGTTATGGATGTCTTGCTGGCTGCTTCTCACTTACATTTGAACTCTGTTGTTAAAGCATGCAAACACTACCTTACTACCAGGACACTGCCGATGTCTCCACCGAGTGATAGAGTTCAAGAGCAAAATGCACGCATGCAGAGGTCTTTCATGCTCCAGCAGCTTGGACTGAGCATCGTGAGCTCTGCCTTAAATTCCACTCCAAGCACAGAGGAACAACCAAATACTATGAGCTCCTCGATGAGAAGTAACATCGAGCAACGCACTACTTTTCCCATCCGTCGTCTCCACAAACGTAAACAGTCTTCTGAAGATAGGGCCAGACAGCGCATAAGGCCTGCCATGGATGAGTCTGTTTCCGATGTGACTGCAGAGAGCGGGCAGTCAGTAGTTCATTCACGGGAAGATTTCTTCTCACCAGATTCACTGAAGATTGTGGACAACTCTAAGGCTGATGTGGTTGCTGATAACCAGGAGGATAACACTATTATGTTTGACCAGTCTTTCAGTGCTCAGGAAGATGCTCAAGTGCCCAGCCAGTCTGACAACAGCGGAGGAAACATTTCGCAGATGTCCATGGCATCCCAGGCAACACAGGTGGAAACGAGCTTTGACCAGGAGGCTGCCTCTGAGAAGAACAACTTCCCATGTGAGAATCCAGAGGTCAGTCTGAATGAAAAAGAGCACATGAGGGTGGTGGTAAAGTCTGAGCCCTTGAGTTCCCCAGAGCCTCAAGATGAGGTGAGCGATGTCACTTCCCAAGCAGAGGGCAGTGAGTCTGTTGAAGTGGAAGGAGGAGTAGTCAGCGCAGAGAAGATAGAACTGAGTCCTGAGAGCAGTGATCGTAGCTTTTCTGACCCACAGTCCAGTACCGATAGGGTGGGAGACATCCATATTATGGAGGTGTCAAATAACCTGGAACACAAGTCTACTTTCAGTATTTcaaattttctaaataaaagcagAGGTGGTGGCTTCGGTGCTAGTCAAAACAGTGATGACAACATTCCAAATACCACCAGTGACTGCAGAATGGACAGTGATGCTTCTTATCTGATGAGTCCAGAGTCAGGGCCTGCTGGTGGCCATTCATCCGCCACCGTCTCTCATGTCGAGAATCCATTTACCGAGCCCGCAGACTCTCATTTCGTTAGACCAATGCAGGACGTGATGGGTCTTCCCTGCGTGCAGACTTCTGGTTACCGGGCAGCGGAGCAGTTCAGCATTGATTTCCCACGGTCAGGCTTGGGCTTGCATTCCCTGTCAAGGGCAATGATGGGCTCAGTAAGAGGTGGAGCTAGCAGCTTTCCTGGCTACCGCCGCATAGCCCCCAAAATGCCTGTGGTGACCTCTGTCAGGAGCTCGCAGCTGCAAGACAACTCATCCGGTTCCCAGCTGATCATGAATGGGACCACTTCTTTTGAAAACGGGCATCCGTCACAACCTGGTCCACCGCAGCTGACGAGGGCGTCTGCAGATGTCCTTTCAAAATGCAAGAAGGCCTTATCTGAGCACAACGTCTTGGTTGTAGAAGGTGCACGCAAGTATGCATGCAAGATCTGCTGCAAGACGTTTTTGACCTTGACAGACTGCAAGAAGCACATCCGTGTGCACACGGGGGAGAAGCCTTACGCCTGCCTCAAGTGCGGCAAGCGGTTCAGCCAGTCCAGCCACCTGTATAAACACTCCAAGACAACCTGCCTGAGGTGGCAGAGCAGCAACCTGCCCAGCACGTTGCTTTAA